The following is a genomic window from Rhodoligotrophos defluvii.
ACCGCTCGCCACGGTCGATGTGCCGGTCGATCTGCCCACCTCGAATGCGGCCCCGCAGGAGCGGCCAGACAAGCCCGTGTTCTTGTCCATGCAGCCGGATCTTTCCTTGGTTCTGGGCAATGATCGGATCCCGCGCGAAGAGCTGGCCGCGCGGCTCAACGACATCACCCAGAGCGATCGCGAGCAGCGCATCTTCCTGCGCGCCGATAAAGCGATCCCCTATGGCGATGTGATGGATCTCATGAACGAGGTGCGGCAGGCGGGCTATAGCAAGATCGGCCTGGTACAGCTCCAGACGGGCGCTCCCGTCCCGCAGGACTGAAAGGCGGGCGCTTCCCCGATCAGGGACTCGGGGGCTTGTCGTCCTTTGGCTCTCGCCGATCCTCCTCAGCCGGCGCGTCATAGCCATGCCGGGAGGAATAGAACACCAGCCACATCAGCACGACACCGACGGCAAGCGTCAGGATGGCGCCCATCACCATGGCAGCATAGCCGTCGAAGCTCATTTCGGCACCCGCCGACAGATCCATGCCCTGACCTGCCAGCCATAAGGCGGCCAGCACGGCCACGACCGCTGCTGCCACAATCAGCCAGTTCTTCATCTTGCGCCCTCCCGGGAGGGCATGCAGCCCACCTCGCTGACCTTTCCCCGCTCGCCGAGTCTTGTTCAATGCGATCGTTGGACGCGGGGGCCCACCATGGCAGATGAACCCGCGCCTCGCCCGGACATGGAAGATATTCCGCTCAGCCGCGCAAAGTTGCGATTGTCGGCGGCCACGTGCCATCTCGCCACGGTGTGGGGATCCCATTATTGTCCTTCGGCGGATTCGCAGCTGCGCAGGATTTCATGGCCGATACAGAGCGCACGTCCCCGGAAGCCCTGCTTTCTTCGTCTGCCGGGCTCATCCTCCGGCAGGAGGTCCCCTGCAACCTGGAGACGCCCGTTGCCGAGCTGCGAAGCTTCGTGACGCCGAACGACCGCTTCTATGTCCGCAACCATTTCGCTGCGCCGCGGCTGGACATCGGGGGCTTCCGGCTGACGATCGATGGAGCCGTTCGCAATCCGCTCGCATTGGGCTATGACGCGGTGCGCGCCATGCCGTGCACAACCCGGCTCGCCACGATCGAGTGCGCCGGCAATAGCCGCAGTTTCCTTGATCGGCGGGCAGCCGGTGTGCAGTGGTCTTTGGGCGCGGTGGGCACGGCCGAGTGGACCGGCGTCTCGTTGGCCCATCTGCTCGCAGAAGCAGGGCTGATGGACGAGGCCTGCGACATTGTCGTGGAGGGCGCTGACCGCGGCCTGGTCGGCGGCGAGCCGGCACCGCGCCAGCCGATCGCCTATGCGCGCAGCCTGCCACGCGGAAAGGCTCTGGCGCCGGAGGTTCTGGTGGCCTATCAGATGAACGGCCGCGACCTGCCGCTGGACCACGGCTACCCCCTCCGGCTCGTGGTGCCCGGGCATTACGGCATGGCGTCCGTCAAGTGGCTGACGCGCATTCATGCGGTGAATCAGCCATTCCAGGGCTATTGGCAGACCACCGACTATGCCTATTGGGACCTACAGGCGGGCCACCCTGTGCGGCGCCCGCTTGGGACGATGAAGCCGAAATCCATCATCATCGAGCCAGCCCTGCACGAAGCGGTCGTTGCCGGCCGCATCTGCCGGATCACCGGCAGCGCCTGGACCGGGGAGAGCTCGGTGGTCCAAGTCTTGGTGAGCACCGATGGCGGTCGCACCTGGCGCGAAGCGAGCTTCATCGATCCGGCGCAGCCCTATGTCTGGCGCCGCTGGGCTCTGGACTGGCAGGTGCCCGAGGCACCCGGCCCGGCCATCCTGATGTCGCGGGCGGTGGACGACAGGGGCGAAACCCAGCCGGATGAGCACGATGGCGCCCGTTTCGGCAGCTATGTCATCAATCACTGCCTGAAGCACGAGGTGGTCATAGCGACCCCGCAGAATAGCGGAGATCAGTGAAAGTCCCGCGATTTCGGGATCACCCGCACATTGCGTGGATGCCGGGCGCGTGAGGCAACGTAACCTGATGGCGCATCCTCCACCGGCACGGATGGAGCCGTCTCCGCCGTCTCCACCAAGGTGGCCAGATCGCCGCTGCGGTCGATCAGCCGCTGCGCCACCAGATGCACGATGCCTTCCTCGCTCTTCTGCACCCGGCCGCGCACTTCCAGCAGGCGCGAGGCCATCACCTCGCGCCGGAACTTCTCGAACATGCTCGCCCACACCACCACATTGGTCACCCCCGTCTCATCCTCCAGAGTGATGAAGATCACCGTGCCCTCGCCCGGCCGCTGGCGCACCAGCACCACGCCTGCCGTCTTGATCCAGGCGCCATCGGCCCGCGCGGCCGTTTCCGCACAGCTCGCGA
Proteins encoded in this region:
- the exbD gene encoding TonB system transport protein ExbD, translating into MAARLDDSQGDDLVETHEINVTPFIDVMLVLLIIFMVAAPLATVDVPVDLPTSNAAPQERPDKPVFLSMQPDLSLVLGNDRIPREELAARLNDITQSDREQRIFLRADKAIPYGDVMDLMNEVRQAGYSKIGLVQLQTGAPVPQD
- a CDS encoding sulfite oxidase, whose protein sequence is MADTERTSPEALLSSSAGLILRQEVPCNLETPVAELRSFVTPNDRFYVRNHFAAPRLDIGGFRLTIDGAVRNPLALGYDAVRAMPCTTRLATIECAGNSRSFLDRRAAGVQWSLGAVGTAEWTGVSLAHLLAEAGLMDEACDIVVEGADRGLVGGEPAPRQPIAYARSLPRGKALAPEVLVAYQMNGRDLPLDHGYPLRLVVPGHYGMASVKWLTRIHAVNQPFQGYWQTTDYAYWDLQAGHPVRRPLGTMKPKSIIIEPALHEAVVAGRICRITGSAWTGESSVVQVLVSTDGGRTWREASFIDPAQPYVWRRWALDWQVPEAPGPAILMSRAVDDRGETQPDEHDGARFGSYVINHCLKHEVVIATPQNSGDQ